The genomic stretch GCAGTGAGGACGATAACAAATAGATGAAAATATGAACTTTTCACACTAAATGGATGAGACATTTTGCTTCATCATAGTTTGGGTGCTTTGGGGttgtcttctccaaaatactGTTAATGACAAACTTTTAATTGAAAGGCTAAGCGGTGTGACAGATCAACTGTATCTAGTCTAGTCAGCTGTGGGGTGGAAGCACTTCCACCACAAGAAGATGCAAGTGCGTAAGCCATCTTTCCGCAGAGTTTGACTGGCCGagtttttgtgtttttgccCTGCTCTAGAGTTAGACTCCTCCAAGGACACTGGCTCCTCGGACCACTAATTGTTGCAGCAACgttttttttcaattaggaAACTTCATTTATTTGAGTGAGAACTCAACAATTACGTGATACATTGATTAGAATTTGACATGTTGCCATGAGTTCTCCTATGAATTTCCTAcgtttttaaatcataaaattaaattaaattaaatttatcaataaaattatatatatattttatatattttaatatataaataatatattattatataattaaattattttaaattaaaaataaaataatacttaattatataataatatattatttatatatttaaattataaactaaaaatatgaaTCATAATCTATAAACAATCTCTTTGCCCTTTTCCGCTCTCCATGTCTCTATAAAAATCCATCGCTAAGTGCCTGCATCTACCGCTGCACCTTATTTAATAACTGttattgttaaattaataaGCTTAGCTTCTCCAAGGTGCCATGCAGCgttcctctttttcttcttcttcaaccaaGAATTTTTGCCGCAAAATCCATTACTATAGAAACCAAATCCAACCCATTGAAAGTCCCTgtgatgttttcattaatcataGAGGACGCGATACAAAGAGGACCATTTCCGGCTTGCTTTACGATCATCTTTTGAGGCTAAGGCTTAACGCTTTCATGGATAGCAAAAATATGAAGCCTGGCGATCGGTTGTTCAACAAAATCGATACTGCCATTCGACACTGTAAGGTTGGAGTTGCCGTGTTTTCGCCACATTATTGCAAGTCTTATTTTTGCCTCCATGAACTCGCTCTTATCACAGAgtcgaaaaagaaaattataccTATTTTTTATGATGTAAAGCCGTCTCAACTTAAAGTTAGAGATGATGGAACTTTCTCAAACAAGGATTTGCAGAGATTTAGATGGGCTCTCGAGGAAGCAAAACACACGGTAGGACTTCCATTTGACTCATTACAAGGGTAAGTATATGATAATAAACATTGacaataagaatttgatttcctttaaatgttttttttatgtttgacaATCAAGAAAAGGttctaatattaaaattatttcgaATGTTTGTAGAGATTGGTCAGATTTCTTAATAAAAGCAACGAATGCAGTAATCGAGAACTTGATTAAGGAGGATAATATTAATCGAGAATGAAGATTAACGTTGATATACTtgctgaatattttatttttcataaccAATGTTGTTAATTTGATTCCTTTGtcaattccctttttttttttttttttgggttgctAATACGGGAGGGGCGAAGTGGTTTGAATCAAGATTTTTAAAACCGGATCGagataaaaaccgttttaatTACTGGTTTCGGTCGGACCGGTTAAACCATTTGGACCGGTCAGTTGGACcgaaattataatttcatataaaaatctaaaaaaattatgtctaattagtaattacatatgttttatacaataaattttatatttttcatatttttcagttttcacaattaataaaatatatgtattattaaacataaatctaataagtaataacaataAACTTTGCAAAGCAAGAAAGAATTCAGGAAAAGTTAGTACAGTGCTGAGTTACAAAAGTTTTAACCCTGTCATAAATTAAAGTGAATTCGGTTTTCCAATATCGTCTAAAAGCTTTCCGTACCAAGGAGCATCCAACAACACCAACACTAATACTAACcaggttttataatttgagtaaaCATGCAGGTTATTATAAAGCTGAGATGAACAAATAACCAGTTTATCTTCTCACCACTTCCATCTACATTATCTTTCTATGATATCATCCTTGACTTTAAAACAATCACCTTACATACACATCTTGTTCTTGTAAATATACTAAAGTTTGACCAACAACAAAGAATAACAAATCAAGAACAAACTCAATTCCTTGATTACCTAACTATAACCAAAATGTGTAAAAAGAATCCCAACCCAAAGGGAATCTTCGTTGATGATAGACAATGTGACCAAAACctaaaattgggttttagtttcTCTTCAACTTCACTAGCTTAAATGTGTTAATAATTGAACAAAGATGACCTACATGAAATTGCACAAATAACTAgcaaagaaataatttatatcttatgCATTTGCTTCATGAAAAAGATACATTGAAGCATCACTCTCTTTTGACAAAGCACATACAACTGAAGATGAGAATTGTAGGAAAACAAAATCCTCAACAAGATATTCTTACAATAGGATGAGCGAGCAGTTCCCCGAAATTATAAATGTTATCCCCGAGCAGTGCAGCAAGGGAGAGATCAAAAgtcaaatcctttaaaaaaaaaaaaaaccccataAAATGTGAACTTCACATGGTGGAGAAAATCACAACGTGCAACAAGACAAAAAAAGCgactttcctttttcttttattccgAGCTTAAGTTCAAGAATTTGTAAGGTGTTTGTAGTATTGTGATCACTAGAAATATCAGAACCAagatataaaagattattgttCATATCATAACAGGCAATATCAGCTTGAATGATTCGGAGAGAGACTCCACTAAAGTGTATGTCAGATGAAGCAAAGCTTCCAAaccaaaaagaaacaaaacttcTGAACCGGAAAGAAATAAACCTGTTAATTTTATGCAAAGCTTCTGAACCAGAAACCGCCTTGACTGGGTTGGACCGCGGTTCAGATGCGAACAGACTGTTCAACCGCGGTTCAGATGCAAACAGACGGTTCAACCACGGTCCAACTCcgatttttttcttataacgGTTATATATTTAACAGTAACCTGCTATAGTACCGGTTCACGGCTTGAACGGTCCGACCGTCCCATCCGGTCTTGTTTTAAAATCCTTGGTTTGAATCCATAAGTCGAAGCAGAGACGTCAATGGGTTAGGCCAACTCCAGCTCGGCCCGTTGGGCTAATGGGCCGCGCTGGGCCcaaggcccaaacagtaatgggcctttGGGTCGGGCCgaccctttaaaaaataaaggccCAAAGCTCGGCCCATATACTAACGTGCTTTAAATGGGTCGGGCCgggccttattaaatatttaaaaaaaagttttaattaaaatttttaaacacaaattatttttcaattattaaaatcgaggacagtactccgaatattttatttataatccctcacttatggcagaggaataccgtggttacatgataaaaaatattataaattgttaataaaatacaaataaattaatttacatattgtaaaaattacaaaacataaataaaatttatctactatataatatttatctattcatcttctacatccaaatctttgaattcttcaaagacatcttctatcacacgattctgtaatttaaaatcagctttgatccaatctttcatgcacattatcgcttcgaccatatttggatgtaaattgaATCGTCTATCATCCAGCACACATCCCCCTGCACTAAAAGCGGATTCCGATGTTACAGTTGACAccggaggtgttagtagatctcgagCCATGGCTACAAGCATAGGAAAGGTTTCTGtcttgtctttccaccatgccaaaacatctaatttttcagcattatatctttgaacaatttcaggataatggtcaatatttatatcattgtaaaattgactataatttgtactttgactaacagtttgtttacctttgtgtaataaagaccatatgcgtgactttttttacctgaactaccagaacttacctctggtgcagaactttgtctagtttttccatatttttgttcataaatactatacatatcaaataaaaattcttgaacatattcaacagaatttacattgctattaattgacaaattttcattaataacatcaaataaattttgtaatccattagtttttgccctagaatctaaaatagtagctgcagaataaagtaaaggaatttcactccaatattttttaaatttttgttccatttgcatacatatatttcgaaaagcattatgagagtgacaatacctatgttctttaaaaatatcacttatttctatcatactatatattatagaacaagttgttGGATAATACACACATGAGCAATGAGCTGTGGTTGTTTTCAATGGCTCTAATAAGTTCATTAAAGCCATAGTTATTTCTcaatcttgatctgtcaaaaaaataggatcttgcgaatccattggttgggtattgaagtatcgtgttataggaacttcatactcttcgcatgctttcaacatgagatatgttgaattccacctagtgctaatatctatttttaatattttccttcttaacctcattgatctacataattgatgatatgtttgtacccgtgatggggatgatgaaatatatgcaatgacatgtctaattacttctaaattttttttgtcaaactcaagccatcttgagcgattaaattaataatatgacatgcacacctaacaagaaataatttttcattaaatggaggagataaatgattatatatatattcaataactttattattatttttagcattatctaaagtacttgaaaaaatagaattattaattttatattcgtcaaaaatatttgctaatgcacgataaattgcaagaccactatgtggatattctaaatttctaaatgcaataacttttttgcataattaccaatcagaattaatataatgagcaaTTGCACAAAAGTACCCTATATGTTGATTTGTAGCAGTctataaatcagaagttattgaaacaacaccattaaaattacttaattctccaataatttttattttcattagttcataatttctcaatatatctgacctaagagttgacctaggaattcttctaaatgctggttgaatactattttgcatcatccattctaaaatttcatcttctgcataactaaaaggttgatcagaagcaacgacatacctggccatgtaatctcgcaccttcatttgatcgtacgtaAAAGTTGAGATTTCTCCCATATTTCCAGAACCGCTTGGACCTCCTGCTGAAGTGGCACCTGGACCAACAGATCGCGatctggtgaatgcaatttgtttttatcctctaagttcatgtggaatttttttacagtaatcagtaacatgtcggCGAAAATGTCCCgtcccacttgtacttgcacatgttaaacaagaaccgcaatgtttgcatactgctcaacgaattaatttcccctctattgtttcctctattaTATCAAAGTGTTCTCATAtcattgacgtttgttttctttttctttctgtcGAATAATGCGAACCTGTACTcgtaccactttcacctgttggtgcTCTACCTATTCCatcttgtgcatcatcaataatatcatcagcgccaacatgataatatttaaatggattaaattcatttgacattgaattcatttgtaatattttgtaatgataaaattaaaataaaatgagattaaaaatataataaatagttgagattgagaggttgagaaatttgtaattgtaattgaaagtaaaaatgaaaaattgaataggtttttataggaaaaaataaattaattaaaaaaaatttaaaaaaaatgttggcAACGGCTACTCTGCCTGTGGCAAAAGCTACCCAACGGcttctgccttgtggcagaagccgTTCTGCCTGGgcttctgccatttggcagaaaaaaaatttaaaaaaaaattatatatatatatgaacagtGTTGTGTCTGGTCGGGTCAATtcatgggtttaatattaaagcccaaacCCGGTTTGATAAGCCCATGGGCCCGGCCCGATACGCTACAGTACCGAGCTGAGCTTTGTCATGCTCAgacttttttttgtattttggaCCGGACTTTCATTCGATCCGatccaattgacgtgtctaagTCCAAGTCTCCAAAGGAGAGATGTACTAAAGTGCCACGTGTCctttgtcaaattctttttttttcggTTTGGCACGAAAAAAATGCCAGGACACTCAATCGTCCTTTGATTGGCCATTAGGGAAAGACTTAACACCAAGGACCAGCTCCAATGATTGAGATGTACTAATAGTGCCACGTGTCCTTTGAATAAATGTGATCAAGGACAAGCTCCAAAGTATGAGATGTATTAATAGTGCCACGTGTCTTTTGtaataaatgtgatgaaggACAAGCTCCGAAGAACTGATTTGTACAATAGTGCCACGTGTCCTTTGAATAAATGTGATGAGCTTGGGAGCTTGTGTCGGCACTATGCATTTGGAGGGAACGTAGCTATAGATGCTTCTCCAATCAAATGAAAACCAAAGACCGGATGGTGGAGTGATAAGAAGGCTTATAGGAGACAAAGGGGCTGAACTCTCTAAAATCCAACTTACCTACAGGAATGCCGCAACTGCACAGAGATGGAGTCTTCCGAGATGCATTTTTAGTTAAACCTGTTAAGAGGTGTCACTTCGAGCTGAAGAGGAGTGTGCCCTGGAGGGAGATACTGTATAGGAGAATGTTTATTTCTATTGAGTGTTCTATTTTGCAGGTCTTCAATTGGATGCTGCAGTGTATTTCTTCCCTTGCACACTGCTCCTAGAACATCTATAAAGCTGCAGTACACCTGGTCTCCCCTGGATTTTGTCCATACAACTATTCTCTATGTTTAATCCAGTCCCCCAGTAGCTTCAGATATTCTGTTTGCAAATCTCAGTTCTGTCTCTCTTGCCGCTACTTTCTGCTCTTGCCCAGGATTTCCAGTCCATTCTGCTTCTCTCCTTCCTTGTCCAAGCTGCTGCTTCAGATGCCTAATTTGCTTGCAAGTTTGTTGAGAAACAGGGTCCCTTTTTGACGAGCTGCTGCATTTACAGTTTTCTGAGCAGCTGCCGTCCCCGCATCTCCAAGCTTTCTGCTGGTTTTACCACCCAGGTTGTCTGGGATTTACTTCTTTTTTGGTCTGCTCCTTGTAAAGCTCCCTGTCAGATCTATGTTATATTTCATGCCCAGATTCTTGTTCCTCCTGGCTGCTGTTTTCACTCCCAGGCATCTGTAACTTGCTACATGTTTTGGTACCCTTCTGCAGTTCATCCAGCTACAGCAAATGCTCTGGAGAGGTGCCTGCTATTCTGCCTGGAGAAAGTGCCCGGAAATGTGCAGCAAGGTTGTTTCCCAGAGATGGACCTGCAGGTTTCAAATGTTTGCCTCCATATTCTGCCGCAGAAAATGCATTCCGCTCTTGTTCAGCACCTCCAGAAAATGCTTTCAGTTTACTGCAGTTCCTACTGGTgtgttatgaaaaatataatttttttttttataaataaaaaactttttataaaaaaatacaacctgctttttttttttttcaatacagTAATTGCACACTTTTTCCGCTGCTTCCAAGAATATACGTATGCATCAGATTCTGTAATACACAATCTAATTACCATTACATAAAGTTAATtacaataatcataaaatttggctacagtttattgaatttgatgaaatatGTTAGCTTAATCACAATAAAATATaggcaaaggactatttacTCTTCTTGATGGGATGAGTTTAGGGTGTTTTCGAATCTCCTATAAATTCATTGTttctttgttaatatattattttactcaaaaaaaaaaaaagtgttagcAATAGCTAATACACTGATTTGTTTAGCTCCTTTGTACTATTGATGTTTATTATCAGGGTTCCATAGATACTGCAACTTGTAAATTagattcatctttttctttttttttccttttaaacatCTTGCAATCAAATTTTCTCATCAAGGAATctttattacatttaaaaaaaatcctttcAGTTATCAGATTAGATAcatgtttgttaaatttaagaggataaattctaatatatttaattataaaacctcgcaatatatatattaaaaaaagagagagagagagagaagaagataATGTTAAAATCCAAGTCTCCATACTCACTGAACAAAATCCTATATAACAGGATTATGTTCCACCACCGAGAGCTACCCTAATTTATTGGTGTCTAATATACTTATCTGACGTCCTTCTTCAGCTGTtcgaataagaaaaatataacagTTCAACAAAATCTAATAACCACCTCGAATCATTGTAATCTAAGCAAATTTGTACTTCAATGATACTGTCTCTTAAACTCAGAAAgatgaaaggaaaataaaaataattttcagtaGATCTTCTGATCTCTTAAATGGTTAATGATCCATgtcagattaaaaaaaaaaaaatctctctgCAATAAACAAATATGTGGTCATTTCACCCAACATAAGCAAGGTATCAGATCTCACAGATCATTATATAACTATTATCTCCTTCCTTTTCATgtcttttttgcttctttttgaACATATGAACATGGGGTTTGCAGTTTGTTCtctctttgttatttttttacagTTCTGGTTAGTCTGTGCATCAGCAATGTGACTCATGCTATGAATATAAGCAGCAGTGCCAATTTAACAACTTACACCGACTTCCTTCTAGTCAATGGGGTTGCTCAAAAATTCACCAATGGGGTGAATTCATCCaccatttatcatttttataattatcttgCTTTTTAAAAAGGTCcttgtgaatttttttaatattcatattaGATAAACAGAGTTGGTTTCTCTTTAATGCAGGTGGAACAGCTGGAATCATTATCATTGCAATATAGATGAGAAGATTGTGAAGACTACTGGTACCCGTTTACCCTTTATTTTCTGCacctttcttttttgttatttgtaatAGCAACCAAAAACCCGTTTTGGGGAATTTGTTGAATCAATCAAGAGAGagctttttttaatcttcttttggCAAATTGACTTGAGTCTTCTTTATTTACTTCACTTGTTTTCTTGATGACTAATACATTAATTCCCATCTAATAGGCTTCTTTGTTTATATGTATTCATATGATTTGACTTTGAATATCATGTGGTGACAATAGAAATTAATCCCTAATCCCTGCACATTCTATAAATTGTTTTTCGTTTCTTGTTATTAAGAGAATTAGAACAGGGGTTAAGTTTGAATGCCCTGTTTAACAGTAGCTTAGAGGATTTCTGAAAAAATTTTGTGTATGATGAATTGAAAGCGTGTTTCACTGAACTAGAAATAGCCTGGGAACTTTCTCATAAGGTTATGAAAAAGGTCATCTTTTGGATTGTTTGAAAGAGACCATTAAATGATCTGTTGACACCCACTTTGAAAACAACTTTAGGACTTCAAGATTTCttctgagagagagagaaaatattagaCCCCAAATTGTGGCAAGTTATCATCCATGAAAGCTGAAAGTTAAAGAGCTAAAGGTTTACAAGCAAAGGAATAGGAAAACGGCAAAAGAGTAATGAAGACTGCATTATttaagtatagaatttgaatattgaaaataaacccAGTAATTAAGATTTTGTAGTTATTAAACTTATTCGGGAAATTGACTTTCATTAGGATTCTTAGAAGGGGTGGAAATTCAATTATAAGCGTGAGTATTGCAAGGGTGAAGCTAGGCAGTTTTATAGAGAATAGTGTTGGAAGCAGAGTTCtgcaaatttttattcaaaaaagtatttcttagtttcaattttcctttattttatgcTCAAATTCATTGACATTTTCAAGTGTTTTTGATTTCTGAGTACAGCAGATGCACTTGTTGCAACTGGTTTGGTGGCACTTGGAtacaaatatgtaaatattggTATGCATCTACAAATTAACGtttaatttttcttccattCAGAACTTGGAACTCGTCGAAAGATTATGTCACACATTTTAGATTTAATAGGTTGTGGAAAAGCAGATGACTCTTGGGAAGAAGCAGACAGAGACTGGAGGGGTAATTTAGTGGCGGAATCATCCACATTCCCTTCAGGAATCAAGGCCCTTGCCAATTATGTTCATGCAAGGGGTTTAAGACTTGGAATATATTCTGATGCTGGGTAAAATATGTCTAATTAGTTGTTTCAATATGTAAAAATGTGTGTTAGATATACAAATACCATTAAGGTAGCATGAAGGACAAGATGCAAGAACCTTTGCCCAATGGATTAGtgtttcataatttatttttggttaatgCAGATGAATCTGAGCTCAAtaaaggcttttttttttatggtagGGGATTTATTACTTGAAAGTATGATAACTGCTATAATGATGGTTTCAAACCTCAAGAAAGGTACCACATTTTGTCCAAAATGTGTATGTTATGGAATCACTCAGATTCATCTTATGTCTTTAAAATCTTCcactaaaaaaatgattttctttgATGATAGATATGCTAAGATGAGTTATGCATTGCGTAAGGCTGGCAGCCAAATTCTTTACTCCATATGTGAATGGTAAATCACTTTGTAATCTGTATTagaatttatgataaatttacaTAGCATTGGTATAATATGATCAGACTTTTTACATAGCAATATTCTCGCAGGGGAGAAGACAATCCTGCAATATGGGCCGGTGTGTATTGTAATACTTGGAGAACTACAGGGGATACTGCAGACAAGTAGGAAAGGTCTTtactctttttcccttttcatttGACGATTCTTCTGCTTGTCCTAATGCCAGAGAAATCACCGACTGTTCTGTCAATTAACTTAGCTAAAGTTTCTGGTTCGCTGTTTCAGAATCACATCAATTGCCGGTGAAAATAATATTTGGGAAGATATGCTGGACCTGGCAGGTGGAATGGTAACTGCGAAGTCTTAGTCTCTGCATTCTgttatatttgttatgtttctGAATGGATCTAATATCTCTAATGTAAATGAGGATTAtaacttcaaaaattttatatgttggtGGCTTCCTCATGTTTTAGCATTATCATTTGTCTAATTTGGATCATGATTAGAATACACCCTGACATGTTGGAAGTGGGTAATGGTGGGATGAGCATAGAGGAATACCGTTCACATTTTAGTATCTGGGCACTCATGAAAGTAAGTCTACCAGTTTTAATAACTCTTGTATGCACTCCTGCAATTAGTATCTTAACATAATCTAAACACCTTAATTTGACAGGCCCCATTGCTAATTGGATGTGATATTTGAACTGCAAGCAGAGAGACTTTTAGAATTCTTGGAAACAAGGAGGTGATAGATGTTAATCAAGATTCAATGGGAGCCCAAGGGAGGAAAATATGATCTTACGCTGGCCTAGAGGTTACATTTTGAACACCAGTGTTCAGTCACTCTTTAAACACATTGACGTTGCAGCATTATATTCAATTCACCTTTAAAGCAATAATCTTAAACACAATTTACCTTGTTTATTCATCAATGTAATGCAGGTTTGGGCAGGGCCATTATCAAAAAGAAGAGTTGTGGCAGTGTTATGGAATATAAGCAACTCTCAGGCTCCCATATCTGTTAGATGGAGAGAAGTTGAACTTTCTCCATCAGCTCATGTTATTGTTAGAGACTTATGGGCGGTATAATGTTCTTCTCTTAGCTCATTCTTATCTTTTTCTGATACAATAGTTTGGAATCACTAACCCAATTGTTATTACATTGCAGCATTCAtttatttcaatgaaaaaaagtGGTGGATTGACTGCAAATGTTGCACCTTGTGCTTGCAAGATGTATATTCTTACCCCAGTCTAGAAAATGTCACTAATTCCAGGGAGTTTCGACACTAAGCTTGTGTTTCTGATATAGAATTgatgttatgttatttatatttgtcaACAAAAAGTTGTGAAGAGTTTAATTTGAGTGCTTCTTGCTCCAGTCAAAGAACGACTTGAAGTTTCTTCTTATACATTACTCTTGAGTGGATGGTGATGTTAACCATTGCAGAATTCATCCAACCAAGGACCTCTTATGTATTGTTTGTGCAGAAGTGTCTATTATGGAGATAATGAATTGTAATTTCTTCATGAATGGAATGATTTGTTTGGATAACATGTTACACTCAAAATTTAATGGAGAAACTCATTTTTCTCTCATATATTTACtaaatgagtaatgttatgtacaaataatatgtataactttGTATACAACCAATGATATGTCACTGTGTAAATGAAAAgtttaagattaaagataaaacaacatccaatcatatggtaatatattattGGTTGTATACAAAGTTGTACATATTGTTTGCACCCAGAGTTTTGTTGTTTATGGATTCATTGTTTTTCAAATACCAAGACCAATATCTCCACAAGATATTCCACCTTCATGCATGATGGGTGGTTCAAGTCATTGATGCACAGTccacttttgttttttttaatcaaaagaagaagaattttggTGGACTTATCGGTTTACAAGGTTTGActtgaatgaaatttttgtttttttatttattactgCCCTTCTTTTTCGATTCAGGAGGACATGCTGGCTTTGGGTTAAATCAATGCTTTTTGTTTCTTctattattctataattttcttCCTCAAATTGTTCTTACTCTTTTGCTCTTGTTCTGTTAGTCAGGGGcctttatatttatcatttcacaTATGACAGGGATT from Mangifera indica cultivar Alphonso chromosome 6, CATAS_Mindica_2.1, whole genome shotgun sequence encodes the following:
- the LOC123218894 gene encoding TIR-only protein-like; translation: MQRSSFSSSSTKNFCRKIHYYRNQIQPIESPCDVFINHRGRDTKRTISGLLYDHLLRLRLNAFMDSKNMKPGDRLFNKIDTAIRHCKVGVAVFSPHYCKSYFCLHELALITESKKKIIPIFYDVKPSQLKVRDDGTFSNKDLQRFRWALEEAKHTVGLPFDSLQGDWSDFLIKATNAVIENLIKEDNINRE
- the LOC123218898 gene encoding alpha-galactosidase-like; translation: MSYALRKAGSQILYSICEWGEDNPAIWAGVYCNTWRTTGDTADKITSIAGENNIWEDMLDLAGGMVTAKIHPDMLEVGNGGMSIEEYRSHFSIWALMKVWAGPLSKRRVVAVLWNISNSQAPISVRWREVELSPSAHVIVRDLWAHSFISMKKSGGLTANVAPCACKMYILTPV